CTCACATTGTATATCAGAGCGCTTCCTGCCTGTCAAAATGATAATGAATTCTCTACAGGTGCAAGATGAGCTTAACTATGGTATACCCTCTGCAAAATAGCAGCTGATCTTCTCCACATTCTTCCATTCACGTATTTTTATTTGAGTCCATTGAAACCCTTGAAAAACTAGTGACTACAATAAGACAGTAATCACAACAACTTGGAGCAATATTCCTTCAAGGTAGAATAGATCATGCCTAAATTGATAATTATTGCTGAAAGATGCTAAGAAATGCACCCTAGAAAGACTTATGTGAAGCGCTTCTGTACTGTGATCATTTCAAAACTAACTGCACttacacagaaaagcaagccaCATCTCAGTGAAGGCAACTCAGTGGAAATGtatgttcaacagccagactaaaaaatgaaattttgtgaCTATACTAAGGAAACTAGAGGTTAATACTGATGATATTATATTCCATTAAATCTATTACATTAAATCCACATAACAATGTTATACTCTCATCTTGGATATTCAGTTTTGGCTGACTGTTTTCAGAATTAcattgcataaatatttaaggCCTCCAGACAGACCAGATAAGTAGCTAGAAGGCACAGGaatatttttccctgtgaaGACTGTATTAAAAAGCAGAGGTATATTGATTAACAAAGTTAAATATTGTCTTTACCTTGAATTTTTACCTTTGCCTTGTAGAAAACTtaatttcccagaaaaaaagactgtgaaCAAATGGCGGTTGTGACAACTGAGCAGAGATGTCCCTAGGCAGAAAAGCCAACAGATGTCTACCACAAACAATGGCTGTAGCAAATACCGACTGGCTTTTGCTAAGCACTGCATGTGCCCATAGACAAGATGTTCCTAGAAACTCAAGTGTTCATGAGCTGATCCAATGGACTTTAAACAAAACGGATAAACTACAGTGGGACTCCAAGTAAGGTGTTGATTTCAGCTGAACACAATTTTgataatttcagaagaaaagtagTTATTGAAATCAGCCAGGCAAGAAGGTAGTGGTTTCATTCCCAGGTAAGgcagagggcttttttttaaaacaacagcacaTAAATGTGTACCTCAATTGTAGGAAGCTTCTGGAGATAATTCAAGACCCAGCTGGATTAATGACAGCCTCACcaaaatgaaaccaaagaaACCCCACAAGCATGGTGGGGAAACGTATGTAACACAGCAGACAGTGAGTGTGGGAACACGCTGCAAAGCGTGACATGTCACATCCAGCTACCCTCTAACccaatttaaaatgaaacaatccCCCCAAACCACTAAAAGTAACAGTTTCATTCCAGATGAAGCCTATATACTAAGCGAATACTTTGCCTCATTTTTGAGCTAGGTTAACTATATTAGAAAAGGGGGAAAGGTAAGGTGATTAGTAGGAAAAAAGATCTGGAAATGGGAGATAGAAAAGTGTGgacaatggaaaaaagaaagtgtgaaAATGGAAGCTGTGTAAATCCTCACCTGTGAGAAAGCTAAATTCAAGCCCTGAATGCTCTCACAGCATGGGGGCACTTAATCTCTGCTACAGCAGCCTGTAAAAATTGGCACATGGAACACATCATAGCAAGGAATTTCCATACATCTACTGAGAtgacagagagagggaaggcTATGTGTATTAAAAGGACTAATCTTTGAAACTCTATTTATGAAAtggcagaaagaaggaagggaggagttACCTGTCCACTCTCAAGCCTGCTAGTATCATCTGGGTAGTAGAAGGCTTCAGGAATAAAAAATTCAAGGAAGTAAAGACAAGAATGAAAATGGGAAATAGGCTAAGATGCTGAACAGATGTGCCAAAGATAGATCATACCACAATAAACTGTTATCtctttttgaaataatattttagacAAAATATGCAGTAGAGCTCATCTGCtctgacttcagcaaagcatttcataCAGTAGCACATGTGAAATTATTAGCTaagctggagaagagaattaggaggaaaaatatGCTGAGTATTAACCACCAAATGAGGAGGTGACAAGTTAGGCTGGTAGGGGATATATAAGGCTTCAGGGAGGTAATTAGTGGAGTTTTTCAAGGATCTGACATGGAACTAATCTTGCCAAATGGCATTTATTATCAGATGTAAGAAAAAGGTACATTTGTGCTGATGCAATTCTCAGAAGTCACTAAGGGTGTGGCTAAactagcaggtttttttccaggtcAGTAGTGTTCCTTTGAAACAAATCTCCGAGTTGGTCTCCTGTACCACACTTCCGTTCATGTCAAAGAGCAATCTCATAGCACATGCTGGACTCCtttgagaggaaaataaatggggAGATGTCCTCCAGGAGCATATAACACGTTCCAGTCACCAACGGATGTTCAGTCCAACCGGGCCAGGTGGGAGCTAGTCAAGTAAACCCTCTGAAATGCAACCAGTATGGACAACGGGTCCTTGGCACCAAGCACAGACCTACTCCTGTTGGGCTGCACTGACTGCCCATGTAGTCTGCATAGGTAAGTGTTACCAATATGAAAGAGatcagaaggaaaactgaatttGTCTTAATGGGCTGGAATGAAATGGAATTTAGTATTAGAAGTGAAAAACCATGTAATTAGAGGTCAAAACAAATACACTATTGCCTACAAAGTAGGAACCTATTCTGAGAACAAAAAGATCTAAGTGCTAAACCGGTTGTACAGTGAATCACAGGATAACTCTGAGTAACTAGTgtgatgtatttctttaaaaatacaaaaatcaaagCCCCAGAAATATCAGTGTATTTACAATAGATATCAGGTTATTCCtggtatattttttaaataggagaGCAGTTGGCTGTTGCATTGAAATTAAAGTGCTGATAAGAATTTCAAActaaggaaaatatatttatcagCAACTCATAATTAATATCCAGTAGTTTGCAAAAACAATATCAGTAAACTGAAGGGCTTAGTGGGATTCAGAAACGGATTAGATGTTTCTGCGAACGCCATCCTGAATAATTACACTAGCTGGAATAAAAACCGATAAGGGACAACAATGGTTTTATGATTCTTCCTATAGGCAATTCACAGATTGTAAATTACTCTCCTCTAAAGCATTATCTACCTGAATTAGAACCAAGACAACAGATTAGACAtactgctttttgtttaatACAGTGGGTTCTTATATTTCAATTTCAATAAACTATTCTAAAAGTATTGTAACTGTCTTTGTAATGTAACTAACATTCTTTACAAGACTCAGGGTTGTAATTCTGCCAACTATCATTCAGACAAGTAATACTGTTAAAAACTGGGCTTTGCTGAATGCGTAAAATACTCCAGTGAGGTTAATTTGAAATACTGAGCcctaaaatacaaaacaactCAACATCACTGTACAGGGAATATTGGTGAAAGAGTTAATAAATGTGACCTGGAAGTTAAACATCTGATAACTGTGATAACTGCAATTAATTTGCTCCTGAGTTTAATTTGGAAAGGTTTAAACAAAGGGCATGAACTTGCCCTTGAGTAGCTAAATCATACTAATTGAAGCACTCCTACATTATAATAGACCATTTATTCCATTTGCATTCTCATATATAGAGGCACACAGTCTTGCTAAAAGATTCTACTTGTTCATCACAATGCCACATTTGGTaggaaaattaacaaaaaagaaggTAGTGCTGGGAAGATGACGGCAGAAGTTCCTGGAAAGGGTTGGAAAAAGACTCACAGAAAGAACAAACTTAACAGCGTGAGCCTAAAGCAATCCAGGAATTCTACAAGTTGCCTGAAAAGCTTCTAACTAAAGGGCTAGTAATGCTGTACTTTAAGGATAAGTAAAATCAGCTCTAGGTCTGAGAAAGGCGCTCTGATAcagttgcaaaaaaaattacttagcTGTCTAATATATGAGATGGGACAGATGTAGATGGCTACCTTCAAAACTGGCCGCCTCAAAAAATCTGCTCAGTTATCACATtatatttcactttctttcaaaaccagaCTGGTGGTGCCAGCTCACCTTTCCATCCTTTACATAGCCCAAGAGCAGCCATCAGGATGGGTAACACCACGCTGAGAAAAGCCATGCCAACACATTCCCACCCATTAAGCCACATGCAATTGAGCAGCTGGAGCATTTGCCAGTCCCCCCTGCTGAACTCTGCGCAGCTTGGCGTGGAAGGGTTACGTTCATTGGCTCACAGGGAGAGTACACTGGGCTCCCCAGGGGAGTGGTTAAAATATCAACCTGGCAAGAATCCAGCCCCTATTTCAAGGTTTTCACCCAGTGacaatttaatgtaaaatacagaagcaatCCTGGAAGAGGCAATGTAACCCAGCATTTCTGCTCTATCACTGCAGAGTCATGCCCTTTATTTCCTGATGAAACTTGCCCAATAAATGAGCAGAGTGAAACAGCTTTGCCCAGGAGGGAGGGACAGACCTTAACATCAGTCTAATCCATAGGTAGTGATTAAGATGATTACCTGAGAggtagaaaatgtatttctttttaatagtcTTAGGCAGGGGAAGAAGCAAACTCATTGCTTTCACAATCCGAGTTATTTCTTTTTGGAGTTACTAAATACAAAGGATGCAGTACCATAACATTTCCTCTGGCTAGATGTAAGGTTTAGCTTCTTATTCCATGAAAAGGCTTGTGGTGTAGCTATACAATTAGTTTCCCTGATGACAAAACTAGTTTAAAACTTCCTGTCTTTGGCTTCTTTttcaccctgtggttttaccagAGCAACTCATTATGGGGCTGCACATAGCATCGATAATGGAAATGAAGTTCAAAAAAGTGTCTGTGAACTGGATGAGCAACAGATTGAATATGATATTTATGCCCTAAAGATACAATTTATGTTTAAGACATGCTCTTGTCTTCACCAGTTCCTTACTTGCCAACTGTACATGGCTCCCAGTTTGGCCACTGTAAGGTTCCGAACTCTCCCCTTGTATTGCAAAGGGTTCAGACATCTTTGCGCTACTGCAGTTTCTGACTTCTATATATGAAGAGAAGTGTTCAGGCCTTTTGAACCATCTGCAAGTTTTCCGACTTGAGCTTGAGTTGGAACTACCAAAGAAATATGGAAGGATGCAAGGTGCTACATTACccttgagggaggtgatccttcccctctacacgacactggtgaggccacacctgcagtgctgggtccatttctgggctcctcagtacaagagagacatggacatactggagccAGTCCtgtgaagggccacaaagatgatgaagggactggaacatctctcctgtgaggaatgactgagagagctgggactggtcagcctggagaagagaaggttcaggAGGATCTTAccagtgtgtataaatacctaaAGGAGGGTGCAAAACAGAAGGAGCCAGGctctgagaagagcctggtGCCCAGTGTCAGGGCaagaggcaacgggcacaaacAAGAAACACAGGAGGGTCCCTCTGCACATCATACAACACTCTCttgctgtgagggtgaccaagcactggcacaggtcacccagggaggttgtggggTCTCCCTCCTTGGGGTTATCCAGAAACTgcctggacacagtcctgggcaaccggctctaggtggccctgcttgagcagggggttggacaagatgacctccagaggtccctttcaacctcaACTATCCTGGGATTATCTGAACGAAATATTCAATTTTTGGGTAATTTGGGAAAATTTTTGTAGTTGGTCTGTCAACCACGGAGTTTCTTTGTATGGTGCTATGTTGACTTCCTAAGTCAGTAGCTTTACCTTGGTCTCCCAAGTGGGTACATTTTTCAGAACCAGGTATCtatgttaaaattaaaagctcATGTCCTGCTATACTTACAAAAGGACCACTATTCCCACATATGATGGTACCCAAAAACCAATCTTTTAAGCTATGATTTAATGTAGCtattaaggaaataaaagcttACATCATTCATGTCTTTACTTAATagtgttttacatttttagaagaaTACTTACTGACAAactaaaaagaacagaatttttttttttatacaaaatttCCTTATAATCAAAACCACTTTGAATGCATTTCACATTCCacgggaaaagaaaaatattcagccTTTACATGTGTAAGGATGTCAATGAAATCAATTAGTCACAGCCAAATATCTAGTGGCAGGCTACTATATTAAGCACAATGTTATATACAATGTTATGATACCTAATTATACTTTGATATGGAAGATTAGAGATCATAGAGGAAAAACAGATCTTACAACAGATATATGCAGatagacattttattttatttcaaaaaatagCAAATGTCTTAAGAACACAAACCAGAAAGTTATTAAAAGCTTCATAGCAAAATATTTAGCCAACTCTGTTACAATATATAGGCTTGAGGTTCTAACAGTTAGCACTATGCCTCAATTCACTGAGCAAGTAATGCTCCTGATACATAAACATCGCGCAGTTGAAATATGGagctgaatattaaaaaaaaaaaaaaaagagagggtaTTTTTATCTTTGATCTTTCATTATCAAAGTAATTGAAGAACAATGACATTTTAACAGGCTTGGTTCTTTTTGggaaaagccattaaaaataattcctgagTATTTAGGTTAAGTGAATATATCAAAGACGACCAGTTAAGACCAACATCCTGTTAGGTGAGCCTTGCAGCTTGAAGTGACATTCTCTAGCACGGCTGTCATGGCAGGATCACGGCCTAAATACCTTaatgaaatacatgaaaacCTTCTGGTATGCACATtcaaattctcattttcttcagcaataGCCTACAACTGTCAACTCTGAAGCTTGCTTTGCTgagaaaaacattgttttaaatgtcACTTCCTTTTGCAAAATCTTGTAATGCAAATTGCCACAGCTAAGCCTCCAGTGAACCATCACACCAATAATTATGTGAAATATATAAATCAAAATTTAGGCAAGGGGCTTTCATACTACGTTAGTGCACATATTGAATTGTATGCTTTGtatcagtattttgaacataaAGATCTAGTTATTTAGCTTCTTGCTATTGTAATGAGAGGCAATATATTCATTTTCCACTACTCTCTTCAGATGCATGTCACAATATCATCTTATTATACACTGTTTCTAAAATCCTGTTGGCATTCATAACATTCCTATGATTTTAATTGAATCTGTatactttgattttaaaactgctgcCAATCAAAGTGGTATAGAGAACTAATCCCACAAGAactttcagatttctttctttatatatGTTTTCCCAGAATTACAGGATTAAATTACAATGGATGTAGAAAGATTATTGTACAAAGCATAGTTAATAATTCACAACACTGGTATTCAACTCGACCAATTACAATGAATTCacaaaaatggttttaattacACCCACTCTTTTCTATCCACCCACCCCAATATGTAAACAAGTTTCTCACAATGACAATGGCAAGACTGCAGTTACTGAGATGTACCGTATGTGAAAGACAACACCTAGGATAAAGGCCTGGATTTGACAATTCCAGTATGTGCTCCTGCTCACTTCCCATTCTAGACCGCAAGCACCGTTTTTAGACTCTTGCAGTCATTAAATAAACAGAACTTACAGGTAAATGGAGCTTTTTTTCTAATGCAGGCTTCTGGAGTCAAATTGATAAAAAGTAACATGCTTACatagaacaaaagaaataatgactTGGGAAAAATTGGAATCAGTCATACCAAAACTCTCTGAGCAATGATAATGTACAGTATTGCAGCTGTATGTGACTAAGACAGAAAACTCTTGGCATTACAAAGATGAAAATCTCTGTTCACACAAGCCAATTTTAATGGGCTATTAAGCATTTGGTTAAAAACAGGCTTGTACTAGTCTCACTGACAAGGAAACACttgtcaaaatgttttttttttaaaaatactgtatgacATCTTCTAAAttgcaatttaaatattaaaatcttGTTTCAGAAGTTCCTCGCTTCAGGTTGTTACTCAAAAACTCATCATGTTCAAAACTCAAATTATTATGAGATCTTGATATCATAAGAAGCTTTTCCTTATTAGTAAAGTCTTTCTTGACTGCTGCTTGCGGCACAAGTAACCTATCCATTGGGTCCTCTTTGTTTTCTAGTTTCATATATCCTTTACTGTTGCTCCGATCCAGCCTGGGCCAGCTAGGGTGTTTCCTTTGTTCAGCTTGGACAGTGAGCGTAGATGGACCTCTGTCCAAGTCCAGGGACTTTGAATGTGAAGACAGGAGATGCAAAGATGTGTTGGACCCAAACTGTTTCCTGGCAGCGCCAGGGGATAAAAGCTTTCCTGTGCTTGGTCCGAGAGTCATAGAAGATTTGAACTGATCGGATGGAGTGTCCACAAACGAATTGTGTCGTGGCAGCATGGTAGCAGCTGGTCTGTAGGATTCATTGGTATCACTTAGTGGAATGGCCAAAGAATCCATCGACAGATTTCTAGACCGACTCCTAGTGATCTCTGAATCCTCAGTTATGTTGTCTATACTGGGCTCATCAATAACACAGTTATTCAGTTTAATTACTGGCAGTGTGAAAGCACTAATGGAAGATGATACAATGGATTTTGTTTCACACTTTATAGAGCTAGCGTTTTTGTCATCTGAAGCCTTGCCGGAGTGAGGGTAAAGTCCAAAGACTGAACCAGATTGCTCAGTCAGCAGAGGTGGTAGGAGGCTACCAGTGGTCCTATCTTCATTTAGGGTAATCTCATCTTCTTCAGCAGAACTATCCATTCTAAAATTACTCTTGAAGCCAGAGAAAGGCGCAACCGTGTTCGCAGCCAGCCGTGACGCACACGAGCTCCCGCTGTGCCTGAGTTCTCCTTCCCCCAACAAGCCAGTGAAGGCACCACTcagctgcttttgttccttGATCCTCAGGGTGTGGATGTCTATTACAGTGGAGTATATGTCTCTCATGTgtatgatttttgtttctttgtcacGGTTTTCATGCAGAATGGCATTtgcacaaatgaaaatgaagattcCAATGCCCAT
This genomic interval from Pelecanus crispus isolate bPelCri1 chromosome 3, bPelCri1.pri, whole genome shotgun sequence contains the following:
- the TMEM200A gene encoding transmembrane protein 200A isoform X2, with the translated sequence MLTLRAQYRNMIATGGVITGLAALKRQDSARSQQHVNLATAPASEEKKPVRRRPRADVVIVRGKIRLYSPSGFFLVLGVLIAFLGIAMAILGYWPQKEQLLGSEDNLSVNETQVLRSQGSILLRFFEQHVHSDKMKMLGPFTMGIGIFIFICANAILHENRDKETKIIHMRDIYSTVIDIHTLRIKEQKQLSGAFTGLLGEGELRHSGSSCASRLAANTVAPFSGFKSNFRMDSSAEEDEITLNEDRTTGSLLPPLLTEQSGSVFGLYPHSGKASDDKNASSIKCETKSIVSSSISAFTLPVIKLNNCVIDEPSIDNITEDSEITRSRSRNLSMDSLAIPLSDTNESYRPAATMLPRHNSFVDTPSDQFKSSMTLGPSTGKLLSPGAARKQFGSNTSLHLLSSHSKSLDLDRGPSTLTVQAEQRKHPSWPRLDRSNSKGYMKLENKEDPMDRLLVPQAAVKKDFTNKEKLLMISRSHNNLSFEHDEFLSNNLKRGTSETRF
- the TMEM200A gene encoding transmembrane protein 200A isoform X1; the encoded protein is MIATGGVITGLAALKRQDSARSQQHVNLATAPASEEKKPVRRRPRADVVIVRGKIRLYSPSGFFLVLGVLIAFLGIAMAILGYWPQKEQLLGSEDNLSVNETQVLRSQGSILLRFFEQHVHSDKMKMLGPFTMGIGIFIFICANAILHENRDKETKIIHMRDIYSTVIDIHTLRIKEQKQLSGAFTGLLGEGELRHSGSSCASRLAANTVAPFSGFKSNFRMDSSAEEDEITLNEDRTTGSLLPPLLTEQSGSVFGLYPHSGKASDDKNASSIKCETKSIVSSSISAFTLPVIKLNNCVIDEPSIDNITEDSEITRSRSRNLSMDSLAIPLSDTNESYRPAATMLPRHNSFVDTPSDQFKSSMTLGPSTGKLLSPGAARKQFGSNTSLHLLSSHSKSLDLDRGPSTLTVQAEQRKHPSWPRLDRSNSKGYMKLENKEDPMDRLLVPQAAVKKDFTNKEKLLMISRSHNNLSFEHDEFLSNNLKRGTSETRF